The following are from one region of the Paracoccus sp. S3-43 genome:
- a CDS encoding RNA-binding protein, whose amino-acid sequence MSRGGRIKDHDQPERRCIVTGEVQPKAGLIRFVAGPDGTVVPDLAEKLPGRGIWVSADRAAIDKAAAKGLFSRAAKAPLRAPDGLADLVEAGVARRLVGLVSLARKSGRAVAGFEKVKGWLAEGRAKVLLQASDGSDRGKGKLWTPTGGRWFGCLTASELGLSFGRDHVIHGALAAGGLTDKVILEAGRLTGLRGHDGGNTAAGKE is encoded by the coding sequence TTGAGTCGCGGTGGTCGCATCAAGGATCATGATCAGCCCGAAAGGCGCTGCATCGTCACCGGAGAGGTCCAGCCCAAGGCTGGACTGATCCGTTTCGTGGCCGGGCCGGATGGCACGGTCGTCCCGGATCTGGCGGAAAAGCTGCCGGGCCGGGGGATATGGGTCAGCGCGGACCGCGCGGCCATCGACAAAGCGGCGGCCAAGGGCCTGTTTTCCCGCGCCGCCAAGGCGCCGCTTCGGGCGCCCGACGGCCTGGCCGATCTGGTCGAGGCGGGAGTGGCGCGGCGGCTGGTCGGACTGGTGTCGCTGGCGCGCAAGTCGGGCCGGGCGGTGGCGGGGTTCGAAAAGGTCAAGGGCTGGCTGGCCGAGGGGCGCGCGAAGGTGCTTTTGCAGGCCAGCGACGGGTCGGATCGGGGCAAGGGCAAGCTGTGGACGCCTACGGGCGGACGCTGGTTCGGCTGCCTGACCGCATCAGAATTAGGTTTGTCCTTCGGGCGCGATCATGTCATACACGGCGCGCTTGCGGCGGGTGGACTGACGGACAAGGTGATCTTGGAAGCCGGCAGACTGACGGGTCTGCGCGGGCATGACGGCGGCAATACGGCGGCCGGGAAGGAATGA
- the infB gene encoding translation initiation factor IF-2, which translates to MSDKDGKSTLGFGGSGRSGQVKQSFSHGRTKSVVVETKRKRVVVPKPGAAPTVTDKIKNPLTARVASDPSKRPAGISDAEMERRLKALAAAKAREAEDALARAAEEKAREEERERRRAEIEAKEREEREREEARKAKAEEEERQAREAEELAKRKEEPKAAERPARAASAAARPAGAPRPAAPDRAAIEAAASRAEKPGVATGPRRTDRDRRDTGGDSDAKAKAKAEDSRRTGRLSLNQALDGEGGRQRSLAAMKRKQDRARQKAMGNVRTEKQVRDVQLPETIVVSELANRMAERAADVVKSLMKMGMMVSINQAIDADTAELVIEEFGHKAVRVSDADVEQVIDTVQDRDEDLRPRPPIVTIMGHVDHGKTSLLDAIRKANVVSGEAGGITQHIGAYQVTTESGAVLTFLDTPGHAAFTSMRARGAQVTDIVVLVVAADDAVMPQTIEAINHAKAAKVPMIVAINKIDKPSADPDRVRTSLLHQEVVVEKMSGDVQDVEVSAKTGQGLDELLEAIALQAEILELRANPDRAAQGAVIEAQLDVGRGPVATVLVQNGTLKRGDIFVVGEQWGKVRALINDKGERVDEAGPSVPVEVLGLDGTPAAGDVLNVVETEAQAREIADYRIQQTKDKRAAAGAATTLEQLMAKAKADESVSELPVVVKADVQGSAEAIVQALEKIGNDEVRVRVLHYGVGAITESDVGLAEASKAPVIGFNVRANAPARNSANQKGVEIRYYSIIYDLVDDIKAAASGLLSNEVRENFIGYAEIREVFKVTGVGKVAGCLVTEGVARRSAGVRLLRDNVVIHEGTLKTLKRFKDEVKEVISGQECGMAFENYDDIRPGDIIEIFEREEVERTL; encoded by the coding sequence ATGAGCGACAAAGACGGAAAATCGACCCTGGGGTTCGGCGGCAGCGGCCGTTCGGGCCAGGTCAAGCAAAGTTTCAGCCATGGCCGCACCAAGAGCGTCGTCGTGGAAACCAAACGCAAGCGCGTCGTGGTGCCCAAGCCCGGCGCGGCGCCCACCGTGACCGACAAGATCAAGAACCCGCTGACCGCCAGGGTCGCCAGCGATCCCTCGAAACGCCCCGCGGGCATTTCCGACGCCGAGATGGAGCGCCGGCTGAAGGCGCTTGCCGCCGCCAAGGCCCGCGAGGCTGAAGACGCCCTGGCCCGCGCCGCCGAGGAAAAGGCGCGCGAGGAAGAACGCGAACGCCGCCGCGCCGAAATCGAGGCGAAAGAGCGCGAGGAACGCGAACGCGAGGAAGCCCGCAAGGCCAAGGCGGAAGAAGAAGAACGCCAGGCCCGCGAGGCCGAGGAACTGGCCAAGCGCAAGGAAGAACCGAAAGCCGCCGAACGCCCGGCCCGCGCCGCCTCGGCCGCCGCCCGTCCGGCGGGCGCGCCGCGCCCGGCCGCTCCGGACCGCGCCGCGATCGAGGCTGCGGCTTCGCGGGCCGAAAAGCCCGGCGTCGCCACGGGTCCGCGCCGCACCGACCGCGACCGCCGCGACACCGGCGGCGACAGCGACGCCAAGGCCAAGGCCAAGGCCGAGGACAGCCGCCGCACCGGCCGACTGTCGCTGAACCAGGCGCTTGACGGCGAAGGCGGGCGCCAGCGGTCGCTGGCCGCGATGAAGCGCAAGCAGGACCGCGCCCGGCAGAAGGCGATGGGCAATGTCCGCACCGAGAAACAGGTGCGCGACGTGCAGCTGCCCGAGACCATCGTGGTGTCGGAACTGGCCAACCGCATGGCGGAACGCGCCGCCGATGTGGTCAAGTCGCTGATGAAGATGGGCATGATGGTGTCCATCAACCAGGCCATCGACGCCGACACCGCCGAACTGGTGATCGAGGAATTCGGCCACAAGGCCGTCCGCGTGTCGGATGCCGACGTGGAACAGGTGATCGACACGGTCCAGGACCGCGACGAGGATCTGCGCCCGCGTCCGCCGATCGTCACGATCATGGGCCATGTCGATCACGGCAAGACCTCGCTGCTGGATGCGATCCGCAAGGCCAACGTCGTCTCGGGCGAGGCCGGCGGGATCACCCAGCATATCGGCGCCTATCAGGTGACGACCGAATCCGGGGCGGTGCTGACCTTCCTGGACACGCCGGGCCACGCCGCCTTCACCTCGATGCGGGCGCGGGGCGCGCAGGTCACGGATATCGTGGTGCTGGTGGTTGCCGCCGACGATGCGGTGATGCCGCAGACGATCGAGGCGATCAACCACGCCAAGGCCGCCAAGGTGCCGATGATCGTGGCGATCAACAAGATCGACAAGCCCTCGGCCGATCCCGACCGGGTGCGCACCTCGCTGCTGCACCAGGAGGTCGTGGTCGAGAAGATGTCCGGCGACGTGCAGGATGTCGAAGTGTCCGCCAAGACCGGCCAGGGTCTTGACGAACTGCTGGAAGCCATCGCGTTGCAGGCCGAAATCCTGGAACTGCGCGCCAATCCCGACCGTGCCGCCCAGGGCGCGGTGATCGAGGCGCAGCTTGACGTGGGCCGTGGTCCGGTCGCCACCGTTCTGGTCCAGAACGGCACCCTGAAGCGCGGCGACATCTTCGTCGTGGGCGAACAGTGGGGCAAGGTCCGCGCCCTGATCAACGACAAGGGCGAACGCGTGGACGAAGCCGGTCCCTCGGTCCCGGTCGAGGTTCTGGGCCTGGACGGCACCCCCGCCGCCGGCGACGTTCTGAACGTGGTCGAGACCGAGGCCCAGGCCCGCGAGATCGCGGATTACCGCATCCAGCAGACCAAGGACAAACGCGCCGCCGCCGGTGCCGCGACCACGCTGGAACAGTTGATGGCCAAGGCCAAGGCCGACGAAAGCGTGTCCGAACTGCCGGTGGTCGTGAAGGCCGACGTGCAGGGCTCGGCCGAGGCCATCGTGCAGGCGCTGGAAAAGATCGGCAACGACGAGGTGCGCGTCCGCGTGCTGCATTACGGCGTCGGCGCGATCACCGAATCCGATGTCGGCCTGGCCGAGGCCAGCAAGGCCCCGGTGATCGGCTTCAACGTCCGTGCCAATGCCCCGGCCCGCAATTCCGCCAACCAGAAGGGTGTCGAGATCCGCTATTACTCGATCATCTACGACCTGGTGGACGACATCAAGGCGGCGGCCTCGGGCCTGCTGTCGAACGAGGTGCGCGAGAACTTCATCGGCTATGCCGAGATCCGCGAGGTCTTCAAGGTCACCGGCGTCGGCAAGGTCGCGGGCTGCCTGGTGACCGAGGGCGTGGCGCGCCGGTCGGCGGGCGTGCGCCTGCTGCGCGACAACGTGGTGATCCACGAAGGCACGCTGAAGACGCTCAAGCGCTTCAAGGACGAGGTGAAGGAAGTCATCTCGGGCCAGGAATGCGGCATGGCTTTCGAGAATTACGACGACATCCGCCCAGGCGACATCATCGAGATCTTCGAACGCGAGGAGGTCGAGCGCACGCTGTAA
- a CDS encoding (deoxy)nucleoside triphosphate pyrophosphohydrolase: MKTVLVAAVALIDTDGRVLLAQRPEGKSMAGLWEFPGGKVEPGETPEAALIRELHEELGIDTWTSCLAPLTFASHGYDDFHLLMPVFACRRWSGIVRPQEGQQLAWVRAGDLRDYPMPPADVPLIPMLQMWL; this comes from the coding sequence GTGAAGACCGTTCTTGTCGCCGCCGTCGCGCTGATCGACACCGACGGGCGCGTGCTTCTGGCGCAGCGCCCGGAAGGCAAGTCCATGGCAGGGCTTTGGGAATTCCCCGGCGGCAAGGTCGAGCCGGGCGAAACGCCCGAGGCGGCGCTGATCCGCGAGCTGCACGAGGAACTGGGCATCGACACCTGGACCTCGTGCCTGGCGCCGCTGACTTTTGCCAGCCACGGCTATGACGATTTCCACCTGCTGATGCCGGTCTTTGCCTGCCGCCGCTGGTCGGGAATCGTCCGCCCCCAGGAAGGGCAGCAACTGGCCTGGGTCCGGGCCGGCGATTTGCGCGATTACCCCATGCCGCCTGCCGATGTCCCGCTGATCCCGATGTTACAAATGTGGCTTTAA